A section of the Pseudomonas lini genome encodes:
- the panD gene encoding aspartate 1-decarboxylase — protein MHAIMLKAKLHRAEVTHAVLDYEGSCAIDGEWLDLSGIREYEQIQIYNVDNGERFTTYAIRGEEGSRMISVNGAAAHKAKVGDRVIICAYAHYSEAELLNFKPRMLYMAPSNELSHTSNAIPVQVA, from the coding sequence ATGCACGCCATCATGCTCAAGGCCAAGCTGCATCGCGCCGAAGTCACCCACGCTGTACTCGATTACGAAGGCTCTTGCGCCATCGACGGCGAATGGCTGGACCTGTCCGGCATTCGTGAGTACGAACAGATCCAGATCTACAACGTCGACAACGGCGAACGCTTCACCACCTACGCGATTCGTGGTGAAGAAGGTTCGCGCATGATTTCGGTCAACGGTGCCGCAGCGCACAAGGCCAAGGTCGGCGATCGCGTGATCATCTGCGCTTACGCTCACTACAGCGAAGCCGAATTGCTCAACTTCAAGCCACGCATGCTCTACATGGCGCCAAGTAACGAACTGAGCCACACCAGCAATGCCATTCCGGTTCAGGTCGCCTGA
- the panB gene encoding 3-methyl-2-oxobutanoate hydroxymethyltransferase has protein sequence MPAITLTTLQSLKQKGEKITMLTCYDATFAHACNEAGVEVLLVGDSLGMVLQGHDSTLPVTTAEMAYHVAAVKRGNADALILADLPFMAYATIEQTMTNSALLMQSGAHMVKVEGALWLADSIRLLAERGIPVCAHMGLTPQSVNILGGYKVQGRNENQARQMRADAISLEQAGAAMLLLECVPSELAEEITQAVKIPVIGIGAGSGTDGQVLVLHDMLGLSITGRVPKFVKNFMTGQTSIQAALSAYVTEVKAATFPGIEHGFSA, from the coding sequence ATGCCAGCCATCACCCTGACCACGCTCCAGAGCCTCAAGCAGAAAGGTGAAAAGATCACCATGCTGACCTGCTATGACGCGACCTTCGCCCATGCCTGCAATGAGGCCGGGGTTGAAGTGCTGCTGGTGGGCGACTCCCTCGGCATGGTCTTGCAAGGTCACGACAGCACCCTGCCGGTGACCACCGCTGAAATGGCCTACCACGTGGCGGCCGTCAAACGCGGCAACGCCGATGCCCTGATCCTCGCCGATCTGCCCTTCATGGCCTACGCCACCATTGAACAAACCATGACCAACAGCGCGCTGTTGATGCAGTCCGGTGCCCACATGGTGAAGGTGGAAGGTGCATTGTGGCTCGCGGACTCGATCCGTCTGCTGGCCGAACGGGGTATCCCGGTCTGCGCGCACATGGGGCTGACGCCGCAATCGGTCAACATCCTTGGCGGCTATAAAGTCCAGGGCCGCAACGAGAATCAGGCGCGGCAAATGCGCGCCGACGCCATCTCCCTGGAACAGGCCGGCGCGGCCATGCTGCTGCTCGAATGCGTACCCAGCGAACTGGCCGAGGAAATCACCCAGGCGGTGAAGATCCCGGTGATCGGCATCGGCGCTGGTAGCGGCACCGACGGCCAGGTACTGGTCCTGCACGACATGCTTGGCTTGTCCATTACCGGCCGCGTGCCAAAATTCGTGAAGAACTTCATGACCGGCCAAACCAGCATTCAAGCTGCCTTGAGCGCTTACGTCACTGAAGTCAAAGCGGCGACTTTCCCTGGCATCGAACACGGATTCTCTGCATGA
- a CDS encoding sigma-54 dependent transcriptional regulator — protein MPHILIVEDETIIRSALRRLLERNQYQVSEAGSVQEAQERFSIPTFDLIVSDLRLPGAPGTELIKLGQGTPVLIMTSYASLRSAVDSMKMGAVDYIAKPFDHDEMLQAVARILRDRQSAQASGEPVVGKTSNGAAKNGVDNSNGEIGIIGSCPPMQDLYSKIRKVAPTDSNVLIQGESGTGKELVARALHNLSKRAKAPMISVNCAAIPESLIESELFGHEKGAFTGASAGRAGLVEAADGGTLFLDEIGELPLEAQARLLRVLQEGEIRRVGSVQSQKVDVRLIAATHRDLKSLAKIGQFREDLYYRLHVIALKLPALRERGADVNEIATAFLARQSARVNRTDLKFALDAEQAIRHYSWPGNVRELENAVERAVILCESPEISAELLGIDIELSDLDDDDFIGLAPQQGNGAGNTSHEPTEDLSLEDYFQHFVLEHQDHMTETELARKLGVSRKCLWERRQRLGIPRRKTGVASES, from the coding sequence ATGCCGCACATTTTGATCGTCGAAGACGAAACAATTATCCGCTCCGCCTTGCGCCGTCTGCTGGAACGTAACCAGTACCAGGTCAGCGAAGCCGGATCCGTGCAGGAAGCACAAGAGCGTTTCAGCATCCCCACATTTGACTTGATCGTCAGCGACCTGCGTTTGCCGGGCGCACCCGGTACCGAGTTGATCAAACTTGGCCAGGGCACTCCGGTGCTGATCATGACCAGTTACGCCAGCCTGCGTTCGGCCGTCGACTCAATGAAGATGGGCGCGGTGGATTACATCGCCAAGCCTTTCGATCACGACGAAATGCTCCAGGCCGTCGCGCGAATCCTGCGTGACCGGCAATCGGCGCAAGCCAGCGGTGAACCGGTCGTCGGCAAAACGAGCAATGGCGCCGCGAAAAACGGTGTCGACAACAGCAACGGCGAAATCGGCATTATTGGCTCCTGCCCACCGATGCAGGACCTGTACAGCAAGATCCGTAAAGTCGCGCCGACCGATTCCAACGTCCTGATCCAGGGTGAATCCGGTACCGGTAAAGAACTGGTAGCACGCGCCCTGCATAACCTGTCCAAACGCGCCAAGGCGCCGATGATCTCGGTGAACTGCGCGGCCATTCCAGAAAGCCTGATCGAGTCCGAACTGTTCGGCCACGAAAAAGGCGCGTTTACCGGCGCCAGTGCCGGGCGTGCCGGGTTGGTGGAAGCGGCGGATGGCGGCACCTTGTTCCTCGATGAAATCGGCGAACTGCCTCTGGAAGCCCAGGCCCGCCTGCTGCGTGTGTTGCAGGAAGGCGAAATCCGCCGGGTCGGTTCGGTGCAGTCGCAGAAGGTTGATGTACGCCTGATTGCCGCGACCCACCGGGACCTCAAGAGTCTGGCGAAGATTGGCCAGTTCCGTGAAGACTTGTATTACCGTCTTCACGTGATCGCCTTGAAGCTGCCGGCCCTTCGCGAGCGCGGGGCGGACGTCAATGAAATTGCCACTGCATTCCTCGCGCGGCAGAGCGCACGGGTCAACCGTACCGATCTGAAATTCGCCCTGGATGCCGAACAGGCGATTCGGCATTACTCCTGGCCGGGTAACGTTCGCGAACTGGAAAACGCAGTCGAGCGCGCGGTGATCCTGTGCGAAAGCCCGGAGATTTCCGCAGAGCTGCTGGGCATCGACATCGAACTGAGCGATCTGGATGACGACGACTTCATCGGCCTGGCGCCCCAGCAGGGCAATGGCGCCGGTAACACCAGCCACGAACCGACCGAAGATTTGTCCCTGGAAGACTACTTCCAGCATTTCGTTCTCGAGCATCAGGACCACATGACCGAAACCGAACTGGCCCGCAAACTCGGGGTCAGTCGCAAATGCCTGTGGGAACGCCGTCAGCGCCTGGGCATTCCGCGGCGCAAGACCGGGGTAGCCAGCGAGAGCTGA
- the folK gene encoding 2-amino-4-hydroxy-6-hydroxymethyldihydropteridine diphosphokinase, which yields MERIYIGMGSNLADPAEQLRSAALALAQLPQTELAGVSGFYQSDSLLPGQPRYTNAVAALDSELAPLELLDALQAIENGQGRERLERWGPRTLDLDIVLFGDRLIDEPRLKVPHYHLQERAFVLYPLAELAPADLRLADGRTLTALLAACPFVGLERLSPN from the coding sequence ATGGAACGCATTTACATCGGCATGGGCAGCAATCTGGCTGACCCTGCGGAACAGTTGCGCAGCGCTGCCTTGGCGCTGGCGCAATTGCCTCAGACCGAACTGGCCGGGGTTTCCGGGTTCTATCAAAGTGATTCGCTGCTGCCCGGCCAACCGCGTTACACCAACGCGGTCGCCGCGCTCGATAGCGAACTCGCGCCGCTGGAGCTGCTGGATGCGCTGCAAGCCATCGAGAATGGCCAAGGCCGCGAGCGCCTTGAACGCTGGGGCCCGCGCACGCTGGATCTGGACATCGTGCTGTTTGGCGATCGACTGATCGACGAACCTCGCCTCAAAGTCCCCCACTATCACCTGCAGGAACGGGCCTTTGTGCTCTATCCGCTGGCCGAGCTGGCACCGGCTGATCTGCGCCTGGCCGATGGCCGCACCCTCACAGCATTGCTCGCTGCCTGCCCGTTCGTCGGGTTGGAACGCCTCTCCCCGAATTGA
- a CDS encoding polynucleotide adenylyltransferase PcnB yields MLKKLFQSFRSPKRHTQHIRSTPEVLNSGQHSLQKAKFSRYAVNIVERLQNAGYQAYLVGGCVRDMLLGITPKDFDVATSATPEQIRAEFRNARIIGRRFKLVHIHFGREIIEVATFRANHPQNDEDEDSNQSSRNESGRILRDNVYGTLEEDAQRRDFTINALYYDPVSERILDYANGVHDIRNHLIRLIGDPKQRYQEDPVRMLRAVRFAAKLNFGIEKHSATPIRELAPLLREIPSARLFEEVLKLFLSGYAADTFEMLVDLQLFDPLFPASAAALEHNPTYTHTLISEALINTDLRIKQNKPVTPAFLFAALLWPALPARVLRLQERGMPPIPAMQEAAHELIAEQCQRIAIPKRFTMPIREIWDMQERLPRRSGKRADLLLDNPRFRAGYDFLLLRESAGEQTDGLGEWWTDYQDANDSERRDMIRDLSGKDDGTGAPRKRRRSGGAKRKRAAGAPSATGE; encoded by the coding sequence ATGCTGAAGAAGTTGTTCCAGTCATTCCGTTCTCCCAAGCGTCATACGCAACACATTCGCAGTACGCCTGAAGTGCTCAACAGCGGCCAACATTCGCTGCAAAAGGCCAAGTTCAGCCGTTACGCGGTGAATATCGTCGAACGCCTGCAGAACGCCGGTTACCAGGCTTACCTGGTCGGCGGCTGTGTGCGAGACATGCTGCTCGGCATCACGCCGAAAGATTTCGACGTCGCCACCAGCGCCACGCCTGAACAGATACGCGCCGAATTCCGCAACGCGCGGATTATCGGTCGGCGTTTCAAACTGGTACATATCCACTTTGGCCGCGAAATCATTGAAGTCGCGACCTTCCGCGCCAATCACCCGCAAAACGACGAGGACGAAGACAGCAACCAATCGTCTCGTAATGAAAGCGGGCGCATTCTGCGTGACAACGTCTACGGCACTCTGGAAGAAGACGCGCAACGTCGCGACTTCACCATCAACGCCTTGTATTACGATCCGGTCAGCGAACGCATTCTCGACTACGCCAACGGCGTACACGATATCCGCAATCATCTGATCCGCCTGATTGGCGATCCGAAGCAACGCTACCAGGAAGACCCGGTGCGGATGCTGCGGGCCGTGCGTTTCGCCGCCAAGTTGAATTTCGGCATCGAAAAACACAGCGCCACGCCGATCCGCGAACTGGCGCCGTTGCTACGCGAGATCCCGTCGGCTCGTCTGTTCGAAGAAGTGCTCAAGTTGTTCCTCTCCGGCTATGCCGCGGACACCTTCGAAATGCTGGTCGACCTGCAGTTGTTCGATCCGCTGTTCCCGGCCAGTGCGGCAGCGTTGGAGCACAACCCGACCTACACGCACACGCTGATCAGTGAAGCGCTGATCAACACGGACCTGCGGATCAAGCAGAACAAACCGGTCACCCCGGCGTTCCTGTTTGCCGCCCTGCTCTGGCCTGCCCTGCCGGCCCGTGTGTTGCGCCTGCAAGAACGCGGCATGCCGCCGATTCCGGCGATGCAGGAAGCCGCTCACGAGTTGATCGCCGAACAGTGCCAGCGCATCGCCATTCCGAAACGCTTCACCATGCCGATCCGCGAGATCTGGGACATGCAGGAGCGTCTGCCACGGCGCAGCGGCAAACGCGCCGACCTGTTGCTGGACAACCCGCGGTTCCGCGCCGGTTACGACTTCCTGCTGCTGCGTGAAAGCGCCGGTGAGCAGACCGATGGCCTGGGCGAATGGTGGACCGACTATCAGGACGCCAACGACAGCGAACGCCGGGACATGATCCGCGACCTCAGCGGCAAGGACGACGGTACTGGCGCTCCACGCAAACGTCGCCGCAGCGGCGGTGCCAAGCGCAAGCGCGCGGCCGGCGCACCGAGCGCTACAGGCGAGTAA
- the panC gene encoding pantoate--beta-alanine ligase, protein MNTVKTVRELRAAVARARSEGKRIGFVPTMGNLHSGHIALITKATQRVDFVVASIFVNPLQFGAGEDLDKYPRTLAADQEKLLQAGCHLLFAPTVEEMYPDGMAGQTRVSAPQLSEGLCGASRPGHFEGVATVVSKLFNMVQPDLAIFGQKDFQQLAVIRALVHDLNMPIQIIGEPTVRAADGLALSSRNGFLSEEQRAIAPEVYRTLTRISDAIKQGERDYPTLINEQIKQLEAAGLRADYLEIRHALTLRPATAEDRDLVILVAAFLGTTRLIDNLHLNLDAPV, encoded by the coding sequence ATGAACACCGTAAAAACCGTACGCGAACTGCGGGCCGCCGTGGCCCGTGCCCGCAGCGAAGGCAAGCGCATCGGCTTCGTGCCGACCATGGGCAACCTGCACAGCGGGCATATCGCGCTGATTACCAAAGCCACGCAACGGGTGGATTTCGTGGTCGCGAGCATTTTCGTCAACCCGCTGCAGTTTGGCGCCGGCGAAGACCTCGACAAGTACCCACGGACCCTGGCCGCCGATCAGGAAAAACTGCTCCAGGCCGGTTGCCATCTGCTGTTCGCACCCACCGTCGAAGAAATGTACCCCGACGGCATGGCCGGCCAGACCCGCGTCAGCGCTCCGCAACTGTCCGAAGGCCTGTGCGGCGCCAGCCGTCCGGGGCATTTCGAAGGGGTGGCGACCGTAGTCAGCAAGCTGTTCAACATGGTCCAGCCGGACTTGGCGATCTTCGGCCAGAAAGACTTCCAGCAACTGGCAGTGATTCGTGCCCTGGTGCATGACCTGAACATGCCGATCCAGATCATCGGTGAGCCTACCGTACGCGCCGCCGACGGCTTGGCCCTGTCGTCGCGCAATGGCTTCCTCAGCGAAGAGCAGCGGGCCATCGCGCCAGAGGTCTATCGGACCCTGACCCGGATCAGCGACGCCATCAAACAGGGCGAGCGCGATTATCCGACGTTGATCAACGAGCAGATCAAACAGCTTGAAGCCGCTGGCCTGCGTGCGGACTATCTGGAAATTCGCCATGCGCTGACCTTGCGTCCAGCGACGGCGGAAGATCGGGATCTGGTGATACTGGTGGCGGCGTTCCTGGGCACGACGCGGTTGATCGACAACCTGCATCTGAACCTCGACGCACCCGTATAA
- a CDS encoding ATP-binding protein: MPMSFSLTQMILISAAYLAVLFGVAWISERGMIPRAIIRHPLTYTLSLGVYASAWAFYGTVGLAYQYGYGFLSSYLGVSGAFLLAPVLLYPILKITRTYQLSSLADLFAFRFRSTWAGALTTIFMLIGVLPLLALQIQAVADSISILTREPVQHRVALSFCALITLFTIFFGSRHIATREKHEGLVFAIAFESVIKLIAIGGVGLYALYGVFDGPQQLELWLLQNQTALAALHTPLQEGPWRTLLLVFFASAIVMPHMYHMTFTENLNPRSLVSASWGLPLFLLLMSLAVPLILWAGLKLGATTNPEYFTLGIGIAANNKALTLLAYVGGLSAASGLIIVTTLALSGMALNHLVLPLYQPPAEGNIYRWLKWTRRALIVAIIMAGYGFYLMLGAEQDLANLGIVAFVATLQFLPGVLSVLYWPTANRRGFIAGLLAGILVWLVTMLLPLVGNLQGFYIPLLNMIYVLDDTSWHMAAIASLAANVLMFTLISLFTNASPEEASAAEACAVDNVRRPQRRELHAASPQEFATQLAKPLGAKAAQKEVEQALRDLYLPFDERRPYALRRLRDRIEANLSGLMGPSVAQDMVETFLPYKAGGENYVTEDIHFIESRLEDYHSRLTGLAAELDALRRYHRQTLQELPMGVCSLAKDQEILMWNKAMEELTGIAAQRVVGSRLSTIGDPWKELLQGFINLPDEHLHKQHLALDGQTRWLNLHKAAIDEPLAPGNSGLVLLVEDLTETQMLEDKLVHSERLASIGRLAAGVAHEIGNPITGIACLAQNLREEREEDAELTEISGQILEQTKRVSRIVQSLMSFAHAGSHQHSDEPVCLAEVAQDAIGLLALNRRNFEVQFYNLCDPDHWVEGDPQRLAQVLINLLSNARDASPPGSAVRVKSEAGEHTVDLIVEDEGSGIPSSIMDRLFEPFFTTKDPGEGTGLGLALVYSIVEEHYGQITIDSPADVQSQRGTRIRVTLPRHVEATSAVN; this comes from the coding sequence ATGCCGATGAGCTTTAGCCTGACCCAGATGATCCTGATCAGCGCCGCGTACCTGGCGGTGCTGTTCGGCGTGGCCTGGATCAGCGAACGGGGCATGATCCCCCGGGCGATTATTCGCCACCCGCTGACGTACACCCTGTCGCTGGGTGTTTACGCCAGTGCCTGGGCGTTTTATGGCACGGTGGGCCTGGCCTATCAGTACGGCTATGGTTTTCTGTCCAGCTACCTCGGGGTTTCCGGGGCCTTTCTGCTGGCGCCGGTGCTGTTGTACCCGATCCTGAAAATCACCCGCACTTATCAGCTCTCGTCCCTGGCCGACTTGTTCGCGTTTCGTTTTCGCAGCACCTGGGCCGGTGCACTGACGACAATTTTCATGCTGATCGGCGTGTTGCCGTTGCTGGCATTGCAGATTCAGGCAGTGGCCGACTCCATCAGCATCCTCACCCGCGAGCCGGTGCAGCATCGCGTGGCCCTGAGCTTCTGCGCACTGATTACGCTGTTCACGATTTTCTTCGGCTCACGCCACATCGCTACCCGCGAGAAACATGAAGGCCTGGTGTTCGCGATTGCCTTCGAGTCGGTGATCAAACTGATCGCGATTGGCGGCGTCGGTCTGTATGCGCTGTATGGCGTGTTCGACGGCCCGCAGCAGCTGGAGCTGTGGCTGCTGCAAAACCAGACCGCCCTCGCCGCCCTGCACACGCCATTGCAGGAAGGCCCGTGGCGCACGCTGCTGCTGGTGTTCTTCGCCTCGGCGATTGTGATGCCGCACATGTACCACATGACCTTTACCGAAAACCTCAACCCGCGTTCGCTGGTCAGTGCTAGCTGGGGTTTACCGCTGTTTCTGCTGTTGATGAGCCTCGCGGTGCCGCTGATTCTCTGGGCCGGGCTGAAACTCGGCGCCACGACCAATCCGGAATACTTCACCCTCGGCATCGGCATCGCCGCCAACAACAAAGCCCTGACGCTACTGGCGTATGTCGGCGGATTGTCGGCGGCCAGTGGCCTGATCATTGTCACCACACTGGCGCTGTCCGGGATGGCGCTGAATCATCTGGTGTTGCCGCTCTATCAGCCGCCGGCCGAAGGTAATATCTACCGTTGGCTGAAATGGACCCGCCGGGCGCTGATCGTCGCGATCATCATGGCCGGTTACGGTTTCTACCTGATGTTGGGTGCCGAGCAGGATCTGGCCAACCTCGGCATCGTCGCCTTCGTCGCCACGTTGCAGTTCCTGCCGGGGGTGTTGTCGGTGCTGTACTGGCCGACCGCCAACCGCCGCGGCTTCATTGCAGGCCTACTGGCAGGGATTCTGGTATGGCTGGTGACCATGCTGCTGCCGCTGGTCGGCAATCTGCAAGGCTTCTACATTCCACTGCTGAACATGATTTACGTGCTGGACGACACCAGTTGGCACATGGCAGCAATCGCCTCGCTGGCCGCCAACGTGCTGATGTTCACCCTGATCTCGTTGTTCACCAACGCCAGCCCCGAAGAGGCCAGCGCCGCCGAAGCCTGCGCGGTGGACAACGTTCGCCGCCCGCAACGCCGCGAACTGCATGCCGCCTCGCCTCAGGAATTCGCCACGCAACTGGCCAAACCATTGGGCGCCAAGGCTGCGCAGAAAGAAGTCGAACAGGCGCTGCGCGATCTTTATCTGCCGTTCGATGAACGCCGTCCATATGCCTTGCGTCGTTTGCGTGACCGTATCGAAGCCAACCTCTCCGGCCTGATGGGGCCGAGCGTGGCGCAGGACATGGTCGAAACCTTTCTGCCCTACAAGGCTGGCGGCGAAAACTACGTCACCGAAGACATCCACTTCATCGAAAGCCGTCTTGAGGATTACCACTCGCGCCTCACCGGTCTTGCTGCCGAACTCGATGCCCTGCGCCGCTACCACCGCCAGACCCTGCAGGAATTGCCGATGGGCGTGTGCTCGCTGGCCAAGGATCAGGAAATCCTCATGTGGAACAAAGCCATGGAGGAACTGACCGGAATCGCCGCGCAGCGTGTGGTTGGTTCGCGCCTGAGCACCATTGGCGATCCGTGGAAAGAACTGCTGCAAGGCTTCATCAATCTGCCGGACGAGCATTTGCACAAACAGCATCTGGCCCTCGACGGTCAGACGCGCTGGCTGAACCTGCACAAAGCGGCGATCGATGAACCGTTGGCGCCAGGTAACAGCGGTTTGGTGCTGCTGGTGGAAGATTTGACCGAAACCCAGATGCTCGAAGACAAACTGGTGCACTCCGAGCGCCTGGCCAGCATCGGTCGACTGGCAGCCGGCGTGGCTCATGAAATCGGCAACCCGATCACCGGCATTGCCTGTCTCGCGCAAAACTTGCGCGAGGAGCGTGAGGAAGATGCCGAACTCACGGAGATCAGTGGGCAGATTCTCGAGCAGACCAAACGCGTATCACGCATTGTTCAGTCGCTGATGAGCTTCGCCCACGCCGGCAGTCATCAGCACAGCGACGAGCCCGTCTGTCTGGCGGAAGTGGCCCAGGATGCCATCGGCCTGCTGGCCCTGAACCGGCGCAATTTCGAAGTACAGTTCTACAACCTGTGCGACCCCGATCACTGGGTCGAAGGCGACCCGCAGCGTCTGGCCCAGGTATTGATCAATCTGCTCTCAAACGCACGCGATGCCTCGCCTCCAGGCAGTGCGGTGCGAGTCAAGAGCGAAGCCGGCGAACACACGGTCGATCTGATCGTCGAAGACGAAGGCAGTGGTATTCCCTCGAGCATCATGGACCGATTGTTCGAACCTTTCTTCACCACCAAAGACCCTGGCGAAGGCACCGGTCTGGGCCTTGCACTGGTCTATTCCATCGTTGAAGAGCATTATGGACAAATCACCATCGACAGCCCGGCTGATGTTCAAAGCCAACGCGGCACCCGTATCCGGGTAACTTTGCCGCGTCATGTCGAAGCGACGTCCGCTGTGAACTGA
- the pgi gene encoding glucose-6-phosphate isomerase, producing MAYYRTPHDVTALPAWQALNDHRQAMQDFSMREAFNADPQRFTQFTLSSCGLFLDYSKNLINAETRNLLVGLANEVDLKGAIKALFDGEIVNSSEGRPALHTALRRPVGDKLSVNGVNVMPDVHKVLNQITDLVGRIHDGLWRGYTEKPITDVVNIGIGGSFLGPELVSEALLSYAHKGVRCHYLANIDGSEFHELTMKLRAETTLFIVSSKSFNTLETLKNAQAARAWYLAQGGSEAELYRHFIAVSSNNAAAVAFGIREENIFPMWDWVGGRYSLWSAIGLPIALAIGMSNFKELLSGAYTMDQHFQSAPFEQNMPVLLALLGVWYGNFWGAQSHAILPYDHYLRNITKHLQQLDMESNGKSVRQDGTPVSTDTGPVIWGGVGCNGQHAYHQLLHQGTQLIPADFIVPIVSFNPVSDHHQWLYANCLSQSQALMLGKTRAEAEAELRDKGMSEDEVQKLAAHKVIPGNRPSNTLVVERISPRRLGALVALYEHKVFVQSVVWGINAFDQWGVELGKELGKGVYNRLVGSEETPADDASTQGLINYFRGRHRG from the coding sequence ATGGCGTACTACCGCACTCCTCACGACGTTACCGCTCTGCCCGCCTGGCAAGCGTTGAATGACCACCGCCAAGCCATGCAGGATTTCAGCATGCGCGAAGCCTTTAATGCCGATCCGCAGCGCTTTACCCAATTCACCCTTAGCAGCTGCGGCCTGTTTCTCGACTACTCGAAAAACCTGATCAACGCCGAGACCCGCAACCTGCTGGTGGGCCTGGCCAACGAAGTCGACCTCAAGGGCGCGATCAAAGCGCTGTTCGATGGCGAAATCGTCAACTCTTCCGAAGGCCGTCCGGCCCTGCACACCGCACTGCGCCGCCCGGTGGGCGACAAGTTGTCGGTCAACGGCGTCAACGTGATGCCCGATGTGCACAAGGTGTTGAACCAGATTACCGACCTCGTGGGTCGCATCCACGACGGTTTGTGGCGCGGTTACACCGAGAAGCCGATCACTGACGTGGTGAACATCGGCATCGGTGGCTCGTTCCTCGGCCCTGAGTTGGTATCCGAAGCGCTGCTGTCCTACGCCCACAAAGGCGTGCGCTGCCATTACCTGGCGAACATCGACGGCAGTGAATTCCACGAACTGACCATGAAGCTGCGCGCCGAGACCACGCTGTTCATCGTCTCGTCGAAATCCTTCAACACCCTCGAAACCCTGAAAAACGCCCAGGCCGCCCGCGCGTGGTACCTGGCTCAGGGCGGTTCGGAAGCCGAGCTGTACCGTCACTTCATCGCCGTTTCCAGCAACAATGCTGCGGCGGTGGCATTCGGTATTCGCGAAGAAAACATCTTCCCGATGTGGGACTGGGTCGGCGGGCGTTACTCGCTGTGGTCGGCTATCGGTTTGCCGATTGCACTGGCCATCGGCATGTCGAACTTCAAGGAACTGCTGTCCGGTGCCTACACCATGGACCAGCACTTCCAGAGCGCGCCATTCGAACAGAACATGCCAGTGCTGCTGGCGTTGCTCGGTGTCTGGTACGGCAACTTCTGGGGCGCGCAAAGCCACGCGATCCTGCCGTACGACCACTACCTGCGCAACATCACCAAACACTTGCAACAGCTGGACATGGAATCCAACGGCAAGAGCGTGCGTCAGGACGGCACGCCAGTGTCCACCGATACCGGCCCGGTGATCTGGGGCGGCGTCGGCTGCAACGGTCAGCACGCTTATCACCAGTTGCTGCACCAAGGCACCCAGCTGATTCCGGCCGACTTTATCGTGCCGATCGTCAGCTTCAACCCGGTGTCCGACCACCACCAGTGGCTGTACGCCAACTGCCTGTCGCAAAGCCAGGCGCTGATGCTGGGCAAGACCCGCGCCGAGGCCGAAGCCGAGCTGCGTGACAAAGGCATGAGCGAGGACGAAGTGCAGAAGCTGGCGGCACACAAGGTGATCCCGGGCAACCGTCCGAGCAACACCTTGGTGGTCGAACGCATCAGCCCGCGTCGTCTTGGCGCACTGGTGGCGCTGTATGAACACAAAGTCTTCGTACAAAGCGTGGTCTGGGGCATCAATGCCTTCGATCAGTGGGGCGTGGAGCTGGGCAAGGAGCTGGGCAAAGGCGTCTACAACCGCTTGGTCGGCAGCGAAGAAACCCCGGCTGACGATGCCTCCACCCAAGGCTTGATCAACTACTTCCGCGGTCGTCACCGCGGGTGA